From the Candida dubliniensis CD36 chromosome 2, complete sequence genome, the window TGTAttggatttattattgttctGTTACCTTGATATTTATGAGATTTTATTGGAACACGATGATGCCTTTGTAATTCTGGATGCTTTTTGagatatttattttcttcgCTGGAAGAATAGATTTCATGATGTTCAAAACTAGGAAAggtatttttctttttattggCATAACTGTATAATTCAAATCCTAACGATAGATTACTGGCATAAGAAAATACATTGAAATCGTATTTGGAACAAAAAGTTGATGCCACAGAGGTTTTAACTGTATAAGTTGATGAAATATGGCCAACAATTGGATTTATAGCCAATGTCATGGTGAGAGGTTTCCCCGTTGATGTTGATCGGGTTGAATATCTTAATGCTGCTGATAGCCCAGGACTCATTGTTCTTGCCGCATACCATAATTCTGTTCCTATTGATATCAcagaattatcaaatttaggAATCACAGCTGGGTTCACATGAGGAAAATTATGTGAAGTAGCATCATTCCCAAGATTATACAAACATCGCAACCCAATCAATGCTTCGTTGGTGgaataaattaattctCGCAGATATTTTGCTGTATTGTTTTGCAAATATACAATCATGgttccatttttttctaGATGCGGATTATTGACacatttaattaataattgactATTTTTCGTAATTCGTTTGATTATCATAGCTTCAAGTGCTGATCCTGGGAAATACATTCTCCCGTATAATAAAGAGCTTCGATTTtgtataatattatttgtcAATTTGGAACTTAACCCAACCAGGGGTTCAATTATTCGAAATCCAGCAATGGCATCTTGTAATGAAACATCTTTAGTCCCCATTGTGTTAGTTAATGGAATGGATGAGTATAAGTATGCTAATGATCCATTTATTTGGTGATGATTAGATAATGTGAATGACGACGCCAGATAATCTGTAGTCTtggaagaagaatcaaTCTTAAACCCATTGGGTATGGGGAAATCTAAAAGAGCTTGTGATGTGGCAGTAATATTAGAATATATGTTGTCTTCATTCCAATTAGTTGATTTATAAAAACATTTCTGTAGGTATTCCATGTATGTATACATTGGGAAGatcaccaaaaaaaaaagagggaAAGCACTTAAATAACAAGGTAATggatattgaaattggtgATTATGGTTTATATTTGTTGGGTGtttaatgttgttgttgttgttgtttttttctggTTGGGTTTATTCTTGGTTGTCTCATAACCAGCGTATTATGTAAGcaggttgttgttttttttattgttagGCGCCCTCTctttgtgtgtgtgtgtgactcaatttatttgatcaatcaatttttcatcttctGCACTTTTCTGGTTTTGTTTCAACCAGTAATTTTCAATCTATTCTTTATTACATAACCTAAATATTCCATATGTCACGAGAAGCCTTAATTAATAGAATAACCAATGAAACCAAGATTCAAATTGCTATCAATTTAGATGGTGGTAAActtgaattgaaagaatCTATATTCCCAAATCAATCTGTTGATGAACATCATGCTAAACAAGTCTCTGGATCACAATATATCAATGTGCAAACAGGTATTGGGTTTCTTGATCATATGATTCATGCGTTGGCTAAACATTCAGGCTGGTcattaattgttgaatgtATTGGGGATTTACATATTGATGACCACCACACTGCTGAAGATGTGGGTATAAGTTTAGGAATGGCTTTTAAACAAGCATTAGGACAGATTAAGGGAGTGAAAAGATTTGGCCATGGGTTTGCTCCTTTAGATGAAGCATTGAGTAGAGCagttgttgatttatctAATAGGCCATTTGCAGTCATTGAATTAGGAttgaaaagagaaaaaattggtgaTTTGTCAACAGAAATGATCCCTCATGTTTTGGAAAGTTTTGCAGGTGCTGCTGGTATTACCATTCATGTTGATTGTTTAAGAGGGTTCAATGATCATCATAGAGCTGAAAGTGCATTTAAAGCATTAGCCATTGCCATTAAAGAAGCTATTTCTAAAACCGGGAAAAACGATATTCCAAGCACTAAAGGTGTATTATCATAAGTAGATGGGGGTATAAAGACTAtacatatatttattatttatttatttgaaatagaaatagaaaCTGATGAATAATCATTTCAATCATTGTAACTTATATAGTGTGTTCTTAATTGCAATATTGCGTGTATGTGATGAGTAGAAGtgagtgaaaaaaaaaaaaagaatcaaagtGTACGAAAATTTTATGATGAGATATTCATCACTACAAAATACTAATTGCAACCAAAATAACTAAAATCTTCTATGATTTCCCAAAAAAGaacattttcaatactATCTATTCTATTGAAATCCAAATCTATTGCTTCTGGTGATTTAAAACCGGTATTCAAACCTCGTCATCTGAACTCGAATAAAGGACAACCACAACATTTCGAAAAGAATTTACCCCAAACCACAGTTGAATTGAAACCTTGGGAAAAGCAAAATATTTCGAAAGATGCTTTTTTTAAAAGGAAATACGGTAATATATCACCAGAAGATAGGAAAGCTTTAAACGCAAAAGTTGAACGACAAAGAAGATTTAGAGCTATGAAGATTGCTCATGAGAAATCACTTCAAGAAAAAGCTAatgaagaaagagaaagggCAAGAGCATTAGCTCGTGAAGCCAAAGGTTTCAAAACTAGTAATTCTAATTATGATACTGTGGTTGACAGAAATGACACGATTTTTGATTATGTGTTTGGTACACATCCAGTTAAAGCAGTGTTAGCAGCCGGTAAACGTCGTATGCTTGATTTGTATACtttcaataatgatgatcCTGATATTGTTGAACTTGCGGTGGAAAAATATGGTATTACTCCCAAAAGATTAAAGGATAAAAATGCATTGAATATACTTTGTAAAAATGGTGTTCATAATGGAGTTGTGTTAAAGACAAACAAATTGGAAATTCCTTATATTAAAGAAGTTGGCCATGCAGAAAATGGTGAATATAAATTGGCGATTGAAAGCTTAGAAGATGATTCGGTtaatattgaaacaaaGACTGTGATTAGAGATGGCAATGAAGAGGTCGAAGAATTATAtccattatcattatatttGGATGAGATTACTGATCCACAAAATATGGGGTCCATTTTAAGATCAgcttatttttttggtgttgatTTTATAGTTGTCCCCAATCATAGTACTGCCAAATTGGGTCCTGTAGCAAACAAAGCTTCTGCAGGTGCATTAGATCTTATTGATATATATCAAACTGGTTCaagtttgaaatttattgattctgTTCGTCAAAGTGGTTGGCATGTTATTAGTACTAGTGGTAGACCAACTGGTGCAAAGCCTAGAGAAGAAGTCAATGATGATTTGGAAATTCCTGAACCACATTTGAAgaataaattcattgaaTTACAAGATTTACGTACTATATTGAGGAAAACTCCAGTTATGTTGATCATTGGAAGCGAAGGATCAGGTGTAAGAACAAATATGAAAATGAGATCTGATTATCTTGTTGGTATTCCTAAACTTAGGcgtaatgataatattgtGGATTCACTTAATGCTGGTGTAGCAACTGGAGTCATTTTGCAAAATTGTCTAGATTAGATTagattaaattaaataaagcCAAAGAAAGTGTGTATCCCTTGGGTCTTGTATATAGGAACTCCTTAATGCATGTGTTGTTGGGTTATGAGAACAATTTAACAAAATGGGAAAATATCATAAGATAAACttaaagagaaaaaaaaaaaaatttttgagGTTGCTTGTTAGTAGTAACAGTTTGGTTATTTGCACCTTTACCGTTGATAAACATTCAAACGacccaaaaaaattgattaagccgacccaaaaaaaaaaagaaaataatacgAGACAAGACATTTTGTGAAGGGCGGATTTAATAGAactaaaaatataaaaacgGTGGGACAcgaaaaaataaaaaaataatccGCTGGAGGAAGGAAACGAGAAAAGGAGATAAAAATAGagggaggaggaggaggagggggCCACATCACAAAAcatattcttcttcctcctcGTCTTCGTAttagatttgatttttcacAGTCGGTTTATAAAGAATGCAAAATATTTATCTTAAAATCTAAACCATTTAACAAACCCTCCCTTCctgccaaaaaaaaaaaaaattgttttctttcttttttctctttttcttattctttCAACCTGAGTCAATCgttttatatttaattttagaaTAATGTCGAATTATCATTTAGTCATTTTAGTTCATGGTGTTTGGGGTAATTCTTCTCATCTTGCCTatgttgaaaaacaaattcatGAAAACATTCATTCTTATGATGGAACTATAATTCATACCCACAAGACAGGATCACACCTGGGTTATTTGACTTATGATGGAATTGATGTTAATGGGAAAAGAATATCTGATGAAGTATGGgaacaaacaaaattgattgaagaaaaaggtGGTAAGGTTATTAAGTTTTCCGTTGTCGGGTATTCCTTGGGAGGTTTGATCTCGAGATATTGTATTGGTTATCTCAGTAGTCAAGGCTATTTTGATGATGTCGAGCCAATAAACTTTACAACCTTCTGTACACCACACGTGGGAGTACTGGTACCTCAAAGTCATAATTTCTCAGCCCGATTATACAATAGAATAGCTCCATTGTTTCTAGCTGATACTGGAGCTCAGTTTTTCCTTCGAGATAAAGTTGGAGAATTTGGTAAACCATTGTTGGTATGGATGGCCGATCCTAGATCCAAATTCTATAAGGCATTAGCAAAATTCAAGTATAAATCACTTTATGCCAATGTTGTCAATGATAAGCGGTGCTCGTGGTATACTGCTTCCATCTCTCCAGATGATAAAGTTAATTCACTGTATAATAAAAACCCagaaaatatcaattgcAAATATATAAAGGGATACCAACCAAATGTCATTGATGTTACCAAACCATGTTATTATGATAAAGCTAACAACTTGAAGGGAACGACAAATTATCGATTCAAATGGTTTTGGAAGACTTTAAATTGGATCAAATTGATAGGAACAATTGCTGTATATTCACCGATTTTTATTATAACTTCAATTGTGCAAAGGATATATAATAGGAAAAGAGTAAGTgagtttttcaaaaatgaatcaaatgatttattacaCATGTATGAACATGAAGGAGGAGAAGAAGAGCATCCTTCTGTGTTTGCAGATATTTCTAATaaagttgatgatgaacaaGAAACATTGGTTGAAGACATTTATGACGCCATGAATTGGAGAGTTAGTCATTCATCAGCTTTCCCACCCATAAAATTAGATCGTGATCAATCCtatattgttgaaaaattaaatacaATTAGTTGGAAGAAATAccccattattattagacaCACTAAAGGTACTCATGGTGCAGCTATTATAAAGCATTATGATCCGAATTTTGATGAAGGTGAAGTTATAGTGAGACATTTTGTTAAGGAAGTATTTAAGTTAGAATAGTTTTAAAGTTTGCTagatattttattattacataTTACGATTAGATTTCTTCTGAGTTTTTTCGGCAACAGCTTTGAGTtgtaaaatcaaatttttacGCAATTTGCTGCTAAATTTGTTTAGATGGAAGATAAAGCAATGTTTcataatgataaagaacATGTTGGGATAAAATCTTCCACCTTGAGATCATTATTTGGGTTCAAGGATAAAGtttctttatcatcaacTATAGTTGCGAAACCGAACGAAGAATCTAATAACAATGACACATCCGCTGAAGAGCATTGCAGCCAATTTacatcaacaataactaAAACAGTGCATATCAGAGTGCCATTATTAGATGTCTTTCAAGAACCCAAATTCCATGATTATCattggaaattgaaattattaccTCAATGGCAAACATATTTACTCATATATGTTTGTTTAACAAATGGAGATTCTTTAATAACTCAATTATATCAAGATataaaagaatttattgattattatcaaaaattagATGAGGTTGctattttaattcattcatcaaatcaatcattTCATTATTCAATGCTTAAATATTGTTCTCCCatatttgtaataaatATGGTTATTTCTAATAGTAAGTGGttatatttgattaataacTATATGATGACATCTGTatttaaagaaatgaaTTTACAAATGGTTAAATATTATAACTTTGGATTTCCAAGAGTGGTGTTGTCAGTATTTGGGATACCAGCTCTGGTGAATAAACAGGAgttgatttcattttttgaaaaattaggaaagttgatttcaatcaaatttgcACCAATTGGgaaattaacaaaatttCATGTTATATCATTACAATTCTCTAGATTTCTGAATTTCACAGTTATAAAATctcaaattttaaaattcaaatctgcctatttatcatcaaaacAGGCATTAACACTtacaaagaaacaaaagaaaacaagtGATCTTGTATTATAATACATAGTAATTCTTTCTCCTTCCTTCTCTCTGACTCAATTAGTAAACTATACACCCCTctcaaatcaattcaacatAGTTTGCTGGGAAAATACCAGTTAAACCATTGTTCCTTCCTGTCCACCAATCATCAATAGTATCAGTTTTTTTAAGAATATCAATTACATCACCTTTTTTGAAAGGTAAATCTCCACTTTGTTCTCCTTTGAATGTATATAAGGCAATTGCTTGTGTTgcatttgatttttgagCACCACCAAAATTGGGTTTTGAGGCAACTGATGGCCGCGATGGTGCACCAGATGATCCTTGATCTGATTTCCTTGGAGACAATCTAGTACTTCCTAAACGTGACCCCAATCTATCCACATCACTGTTACCTCTTGACCTGgatttgttattataattaGTATCGTATATATCATCTTCCCAATTGGCTGTTTTCCGTCCACCAGCACTCCCTCCTGAAGATGTACCTCTTGTTGATGTTCGCCTATTTCGAGAGTAACCATAGTCATCCTCTGAGGAGTATTGATCTTCATCAGATGAATAATAGCCATTGGAATTGCCACGTCTCCTTGATCTGCTTGATGAAACAGTGCCTCGGCGATTTCTAGAAGCTGATGAGTAATCTGATGTGGTGTCTGAAAAATCATCTGGAATATCGTCATAATAGTCATCATTGTAAagatcatcttcatcataaGGGAGTTTGTTACTGAAAACTCTTGAATCCAATACTCTCATCAATGCTTCACAAGCAGGAGGGATATCCACTTGACCGGCAAGAATATTTCTTGCCTTACAGTTGCTTCCGTAAAATTTTCTATTAGCTTCTCttctttcaacaattgCTGAACCTTCCAATGATACACCAGCAAATAACCCTTTTGTTTTGGAATAAGCAAAAACTGCGGATACACTACCAACAGTGGCAGTCCCTGCTGCTTCTGCACTTCTACCCAATGGTCCAGCAGCAATAGATACGTTAGTACCCAAAGTCACCGATCCTAATTGAGCAAAAGTATCAACTGCAGCCTTAGTATTTAATACAAACACGAAATCTGTCAATTCGGCCCCAATTTGACCACCTacaccagcaccagcagTAACAATTGCTGAAGGTGCTGACCAAGATCCATCTGGCAAACGTGCAACTATCACACCTGATCCAGCTCTAccagaaaacaaaaaacctGCTTTTAAAACAGTTATAATTGCCAATCCTTTggcatttttcaaaattcttGGAGGGATAACTTGATCAGGGCCAGCTATTTGATTGGGTTTGATAAATGATGATAAGATTTTTGCTGCTTTtctaaacaattgaaagaCGTTAGTATCCTGTAGATAATTTTTGTTCAGAAACTATTGCTAATGATATTGAGTTACATACTTTGATTCGCTTTTCAAGCTTCTTGGAATTGGATTATTAATACCcatattttattgaaattttcaaattaaaaaacCTATCGTTTACTCTTGATAACAAATGTgggaaataaaaaaaaaaaaagaaaagaaaagaaatcaattaaaaccaaaccaaaacgaatttattaaaccaaaaaaagaaagccTGTCAATGGTTggaaatatcaaaataaagATTGAGTATATATGActtaaattgaatcaaatattttgagGAAAGAAAGTCTTGTGGAAGAAAAACTGGgagaaaaaggaaaaagaagtaGAAAGCAAATTTAGGGAAATTAATTTTGGGAGGGAACGAAAAAAATGATCAATCTAAATTTTTTGTGGTCAGTTAATTCTTTCCCacccaagaaaaaaatgaaagagtgttgattgaattgaattgaacaAGTCCACttatcaacaaccacaattATAGTTTGCATCAACGTGTAAACAAAttgtgtgtatgtgtgtaCTAATCTTCTTCCAAGTGATTAAAAGGGGATACCAATAAAGTGTTTGTGTATTGTAAATACTATTTATTAAGCTCTTCTTCTGATTAAAGCGGCCATGTCCCTTCACAAACTCTATGCATGTTCACTTGGATGTTCATATCTACTTGGATGTGAGTTTAACAATACGTCATTATAGTCTCCAAATGTAATTGTTATTAGTAATATCCGGTCTTTGTTCCTTAGCATGATTGTGGTTGTCACATTCTTCTTGGTGCAGAAATAGGCGCAGGCCTCACCCAAGAAATCTCAGGATGTCTCGGCTGCAAGACTTATCCATGGTAATTCcgaaaaaaccaaaaaaaaaaaaaaattaaatggCCCACCTAGAACAGACAAAGTGATTACAATGTATTAAAAGTGATCTAGACCCTTCTATATCTTCTTGATGTCATCATTTGCTTTGGAAGTTGTATAATTCTGTTTTTGGAATTCGGTGGTTCATATTTGTACTGCGTGCTGGTTTTTGAAGGGTTACCCAAGATGAAGTAGCTTGTATCTCGTTTAGCACATAGAGTTTTTCGTCATGTGGGATTAGTACCAGGTTCTCTTTCTGTAATATATCGTAACCACTTAGCTTATTTCCTTGTTGTGGAAGTCGTTCTGTATGAAGATGTTATCAAATAGATTgagcttttttttgtacCAGTCGCGACTCCTTAACATCGCgatttatttcttttcatgAGACGCATCCTCTCTccataaaagaaaaaaaaaaaaactaaacaCCTTGTAGCTCATCTCTTTTTAAATACACTTTTTCCATTACTTTATTCTATGAGTGAAAGCGATGAAACCAAATCGGTATCATCCATAATATCagcatcatcttcatcacgTCCTAAGAAGTATATTTGCACATATGAAGGGTGTGAGAAAGCTTATAATCGACCATCGTTACTAGAGCAGCATTCAAGAACACATAGCAATGATCGACCGTATAAATGTACAGTGGAAGATTGTGATAAAGCATTTTTTAGAAAATCACACTTAGAAACACACATAGTATCACATTCTGAAAATAAACCCTTCCACTGTTCAGTGTGTGGTAAAGGAGTTAATTCTCGACAACACTTGAAAAGACATGAAATCACTCAtacaaaatcatttaaatgtacatttgaaaattgtgAAGAAGCATTTTATAAACATCAATCTTTAAGACATCATATATTATCTGTTCATGAGAAAACGTTGACTTGTAAAGAGTGTAATAAGGTTTTCACGCGACCTTCGAAATTGGCTCAACATAAATTGAAGCATCATGGTGGATCCCCTGCTTATCAATGTGATCATCCTGGTTGCtttaaaaatttccaaaCTTGGTCGGTATTACAATTTCATATAAAGCAAATGCACccaaaaattaaatgtCCTTTATGTGGTAAAGGTTGTGTTGGGAAAAAAGGTTTATCATCACATATGTTGAGTCATGATGATTCTACCATGATTAAGATTTGGACTTGTGATTATTGTGATGTGGGAAAATTtgcaaagaaaaatgaattaatagagcattataatattttccATGATGGTAATATCCCAGATGATTTGTTAAAGGAAACTGATGTGAAAAAACTAGAAGATCTACTAGACCAAGGATccaaattaaataatttgaatgaattacaaaaagtAAAATCAGTCaacaatgatgatgaagaatatgACTGTCTAGACGAAAGAAGAAGTGATGCTAGATCAGATTCAGTATCAGCTCGAAGATCAATCAAGTCATTTACTGCTTCTTTGGAAGATTCAAAGAATATTTCTCAACTTATTCTGAATAGTGGGAAAATCAACTGTCCTAAAAATAATTGCGACAGATTGTTTTCAAGGGAATATGATTTACGTAGGCACTTGAAATGGCATGATGATAACTTgcaaagaattgaattattcTTAAATAGTATAGAAAAAGAGGAAACTCCAGAAGGTGAACCTTTGGCTAAAAAAGCTAGGATAGATTTACTATCCAACGAAACTTCAGTGATTTCCCGATAATATACATTAAAATTAGAATAcaaagattattatttttttttttgtagcTTATTTCACATAGTTAACTAATAAATAGCTCTCAATACATCGCATGCTTAATGTCTGGGTCTCTTATCGTATCCTCTTCCACCAAAACCATCAGCACTTCTCTTGTCATTTCTTCCAGTGTTTCTACTGTCTCTGCTACCTTGATTTCTGGCTCTATTGTCATAAGTAGGATTCCGGTTGGTAGCTGGTCTACTATCATTTCTAGAATTGCTGTGGCGTCCATAATTATCTCTGTTTGATTGATACCCTCGAGAATTCCCATAATCATTTCTTCCTCTAGGGTGTTGTACAGgtggtaatggtggtggaggGGGGATTGAAGCAGACTGTGGTTGTCTTGAGTTTTGTTGACTACTTGAACTAACACCTTTACTAGATCTTACGTCGTTTCTAAATGTATTGGCATTTGATTGTCCCAGTGGTGGACGTGAAGAACCAGCGCCATTAGATGATTCTGCACCTAATGATTGTTTTTTGATTGTATGTTGAGGAGGCAAAGGAGCACGTCTAGCTTCTGACCGCCCAGAAGAGTCGTCTTTATTTCTGGCAACCATTTTTTGAGGAGGTAATGGTGTACGTTTGGGTTCAGATGGGCCCTTAAAATCTTCCTGTGAGATTGACTTTTTAGTTTCATTCTGTGGAGGCAAGGGAGTTCGTTTGGGGCCAGAATCCTTTGGTACTGATGAATCCGATGTCTTTGTTGAATTGTCACCCGTACTGTCTTCTGTTTTGGTAGTCAGTTGTGTTTCACCGTTATTCTGGACAGATTTAATTTTCTCCATTGCTTCTGAGtctattttttcttgatcttTGCTGTCCTCCTGTTTGGCATccttttcatcatcaattgtttcaCCGCCAAGTGGCTCAGAATTCAAAGTTTCATTTCCTGTGTCTGAAGAGATTCGAGATTCTTTATAAGCTTGTTTCATCTTGTTTACTCGTTCCTGTAACTTGTTCTCTTTAGACAATGAATTAGGTGACGTTGGAACAGATGTTAAAGTCCGTGTTTGTGTTTGTGTTGGAATTGGAGTTGTCTGTCTTGAATGAGCTTCTGATCTTGTTTCAACTGCATACTTTTCATATGATCTTCCAATTGGTGTGCTTCTTGTTTGAGTTCTGGTACCAGCAGCCAGTGAATCATAATTCAAAGATGCAGCAGCTAAaagctttttcttttcttcttcctctttggctaatttcatttgtttttccctctctaattctaattccttttttcttttggcttctgcttcttctttaataatCCTTTGTCTTTCTTCCTCCTTTGCTTTGAttattttctctttttcttcttcactCATTGAAATAAAGTCCCAAATAGGAACCCAGTTCTTCGATTTCGATTTGACATGAACCAACAATGCATTCGAGgctaatttcaaatcatttctcttttctgttgttgatattctttcaatcaaatcaacaatctGTTTACCATGGTCATCAACACTTGGATACACAGCtaacaaattcttcaaaaatataatggTGTTGTTACGCGAGATATATTCAGGTGCTTGTAATCCTATTCTGATTTCTTCCAAAAGCAATGAATGATAATCGTAAAGGAGCTGtttgaaattatcaaaagcAATTTTATCTCCATCTTGATCTTGCAAACCA encodes:
- a CDS encoding mitochondrial inheritance component Mdm10p, putative (Similar to S. cerevisiae MDM10;~In S. cerevisiae: subunit of the mitochondrial sorting and assembly machinery (SAM complex); has a role in assembly of the TOM complex, which mediates protein import through the outer membrane; required for normal mitochondrial morphology and inheritance.) → MYTYMEYLQKCFYKSTNWNEDNIYSNITATSQALLDFPIPNGFKIDSSSKTTDYSASSFTLSNHHQINGSLAYLYSSIPLTNTMGTKDVSLQDAIAGFRIIEPSVGLSSKLTNNIIQNRSSLLYGRMYFPGSALEAMIIKRITKNSQLLIKCVNNPHLEKNGTMIVYLQNNTAKYSRELIYSTNEALIGLRCLYNLGNDATSHNFPHVNPAVIPKFDNSVISIGTELWYAARTMSPGLSAALRYSTRSTSTGKPLTMTLAINPIVGHISSTYTVKTSVASTFCSKYDFNVFSYASNLSLGFELYSYANKKKNTFPSFEHHEIYSSSEENKYLKKHPELQRHHRVPIKSHKYQGNRTIINPIQNLDNVYHINPTLLSSTTNSPTNNDNSNTSETVTAAFQNLVNESDFSSVFKFSTSLNDKVVKILWEGRLKDFLVSTGVKLSLNPITNTPEFNKLGISFSYAL
- a CDS encoding imidazoleglycerol-phosphate dehydratase, putative (Similar to S. cerevisiae HIS3;~In S. cerevisiae: imidazoleglycerol-phosphate dehydratase, catalyzes the sixth step in histidine biosynthesis; mutations cause histidine auxotrophy and sensitivity to Cu, Co, and Ni salts; transcription is regulated by general amino acid control via Gcn4p.) yields the protein MSREALINRITNETKIQIAINLDGGKLELKESIFPNQSVDEHHAKQVSGSQYINVQTGIGFLDHMIHALAKHSGWSLIVECIGDLHIDDHHTAEDVGISLGMAFKQALGQIKGVKRFGHGFAPLDEALSRAVVDLSNRPFAVIELGLKREKIGDLSTEMIPHVLESFAGAAGITIHVDCLRGFNDHHRAESAFKALAIAIKEAISKTGKNDIPSTKGVLS
- a CDS encoding mitochondrial rRNA methyltransferase (Similar to S. cerevisiae PET56;~In S. cerevisiae: ribose methyltransferase that modifies a functionally critical, conserved nucleotide in mitochondrial 21S rRNA .) yields the protein MISQKRTFSILSILLKSKSIASGDLKPVFKPRHSNSNKGQPQHFEKNLPQTTVELKPWEKQNISKDAFFKRKYGNISPEDRKALNAKVERQRRFRAMKIAHEKSLQEKANEERERARALAREAKGFKTSNSNYDTVVDRNDTIFDYVFGTHPVKAVLAAGKRRMLDLYTFNNDDPDIVELAVEKYGITPKRLKDKNALNILCKNGVHNGVVLKTNKLEIPYIKEVGHAENGEYKLAIESLEDDSVNIETKTVIRDGNEEVEELYPLSLYLDEITDPQNMGSILRSAYFFGVDFIVVPNHSTAKLGPVANKASAGALDLIDIYQTGSSLKFIDSVRQSGWHVISTSGRPTGAKPREEVNDDLEIPEPHLKNKFIELQDLRTILRKTPVMLIIGSEGSGVRTNMKMRSDYLVGIPKLRRNDNIVDSLNAGVATGVILQNCLD
- a CDS encoding lipase, putative (1 probable transmembrane helix predicted by TMHMM2.0 at aa 267-289) yields the protein MSNYHLVILVHGVWGNSSHLAYVEKQIHENIHSYDGTIIHTHKTGSHSGYLTYDGIDVNGKRISDEVWEQTKLIEEKGGKVIKFSVVGYSLGGLISRYCIGYLSSQGYFDDVEPINFTTFCTPHVGVSVPQSHNFSARLYNRIAPLFLADTGAQFFLRDKVGEFGKPLLVWMADPRSKFYKALAKFKYKSLYANVVNDKRCSWYTASISPDDKVNSSYNKNPENINCKYIKGYQPNVIDVTKPCYYDKANNLKGTTNYRFKWFWKTLNWIKLIGTIAVYSPIFIITSIVQRIYNRKRVSEFFKNESNDLLHMYEHEGGEEEHPSVFADISNKVDDEQETLVEDIYDAMNWRVSHSSAFPPIKLDRDQSYIVEKLNTISWKKYPIIIRHTKGTHGAAIIKHYDPNFDEGEVIVRHFVKEVFKLE
- a CDS encoding hypothetical protein, C. dubliniensis-specific (possibly C. dubliniensis-specific); its protein translation is MEDKAMFHNDKEHVGIKSSTLRSLFGFKDKVSLSSTIVAKPNEESNNNDTSAEEHCSQFTSTITKTVHIRVPLLDVFQEPKFHDYHWKLKLLPQWQTYLLIYVCLTNGDSLITQLYQDIKEFIDYYQKLDEVAILIHSSNQSFHYSMLKYCSPIFVINMVISNSKWLYLINNYMMTSVFKEMNLQMVKYYNFGFPRVVLSVFGIPASVNKQELISFFEKLGKLISIKFAPIGKLTKFHVISLQFSRFSNFTVIKSQILKFKSAYLSSKQALTLTKKQKKTSDLVL
- a CDS encoding LAS seventeen-binding protein 3, putative (spliced gene;~possible intron;~In S. cerevisiae: protein involved in the organization of the actin cytoskeleton.), encoding MGINNPIPRSLKSESKKAAKILSSFIKPNQIAGPDQVIPPRILKNAKGLAIITVLKAGFLFSGRAGSGVIVARLPDGSWSAPSAIVTAGAGVGGQIGAELTDFVFVLNTKAAVDTFAQLGSVTLGTNVSIAAGPLGRSAEAAGTATVGSVSAVFAYSKTKGLFAGVSLEGSAIVERREANRKFYGSNCKARNILAGQVDIPPACEALMRVLDSRVFSNKLPYDEDDLYNDDYYDDIPDDFSDTTSDYSSASRNRRGTVSSSRSRRRGNSNGYYSSDEDQYSSEDDYGYSRNRRTSTRGTSSGGSAGGRKTANWEDDIYDTNYNNKSRSRGNSDVDRLGSRLGSTRLSPRKSDQGSSGAPSRPSVASKPNFGGAQKSNATQAIALYTFKGEQSGDLPFKKGDVIDILKKTDTIDDWWTGRNNGLTGIFPANYVELI